Proteins encoded by one window of Hippoglossus hippoglossus isolate fHipHip1 chromosome 15, fHipHip1.pri, whole genome shotgun sequence:
- the xpo1b gene encoding exportin-1 isoform X1, with translation MPAVMTMLADHAAQQLLDFNQKLDINLLDNVVNCLYHGVGPQQRMAQEVLTHLKEHPDAWTRVDTILEFSQNMNTKYYALQILETVIKTRWKILPRNQCEGIKKYVVGLIIKTSSDASNVEKEKVYIGKLNMILVQILKQEWPKHWPTFISDIVGASRTSESLCQNNMVILKLLSEEVFDFSSGQMTQVKAKHLKDSMCNEFSQIFQLCQFVMENSQNAPLVHATLETLLRFLNWIPLGYIFETKLISTLVYKFLNVPMFRNVTLKCLTEIAGVSVSQYEEQFVTLFTLTMCQLKQMLPLNTNIRLAYANGKDDEQNFIQNLSLFLCTFLKEHGQLIEKRLNLRETLMEALHYMLLVSEVEETEIFKICLEYWNHLAAELYRESPFSTSTSPLLSGNQHFDVPPRRQLYLPVLSKVRLLMVSRMAKPEEVLVVENDQGEVVREFMKDTDSINLYKNMRETLVYLTHLDYADTERIMTEKLHNQVNGTEWSWKNLNTLCWAIGSISGAMHEEDEKRFLVTVIKDLLGLCEQKRGKDNKAIIASNIMYIVGQYPRFLRAHWKFLKTVVNKLFEFMHETHDGVQDMACDTFIKIAQKCRRHFIQVQVGEVMPFIDEILNNINTIICDLQPQQVHTFYEAVGYMIGAQTDQAVQEHLIEKYMLLPNQVWDSIIQQATKNVDILKDPETVKQLGSILKTNVRACKAVGHPFVIQLGRIYLDMLNVYKCLSENISAAIQTNGKGGEMVTKQPLIRSMRTVKRETLKLISGWVSRSNDPQMVGENFVPPLLDAVLIDYQRNVPAAREPEVLSTMATIVNKLGGHITGEIPQIFDAVFECTLNMINKNFEEYPEHRTHFFYLLQAVNSHCFPAFLAIPPAQFKLVLDSIIWAFKHTMRNVADTGLQILYTLLQNVAQEEAAAQSFYQTYFCDILQHIFSVVTDTSHTAGLTMHASILAYMFNLVEEGKITTGLNPANPTNNQVFIQEYVANLLKTAFPHLQDAQVKVFVTGLFSLNQDIPAFKEHLRDFLVQIKEFAGEDTSDLFLEEREASLRQAQEEKHKIQMSVPGILNPHEIPEEMCD, from the exons ATGCCAGCAGTTATGACAATGTTAGCAGACcatgcagcacagcagctgctggactTCAACCAGAAACTGGATATCAACCTGCTGGATAATGTGGTGAACTGTCTATACCATGGGGTGGGACCACAG CAAAGAATGGCACAGGAAGTGTTGACACACTTAAAAGAGCACCCGGATGCCTGGACGAGAGTGGACACCATCCTTGAGTTCTCCCAGAACATGAACACTAAG TACTATGCTCTTCAGATTTTGGAAACGGTTATCAAAACAAGATGGAAGATTCTTCCCAGGAATCAGTGTGAAG GTATAAAAAAGTATGTTGTTGGTCTCATAATCAAGACATCATCAGATGCATCAAATGTGGAG aaaGAAAAGGTGTACATTGGGAAGCTGAACATGATCCTTGTTCAG ATCCTGAAGCAGGAGTGGCCCAAACACTGGCCCACCTTTATCAGTGACATTGTGGGGGCCAGTCGTACGAGTGAGAGCCTTTGTCAGAACAACATGGTGATTCTGAAGCTGCTCAGCGAGGAGGTCTTTGACTTCTCCAGTGGTCAGATGACCCAGGTCAAGGCCAAGCACCTAAAAGACAG cATGTGCAATGAATTCTCCCAGATATTCCAGCTTTGCCAGTTTGTTATG GAAAATTCCCAGAATGCCCCCTTGGTCCACGCCACTCTGGAAACCCTCCTACGTTTTCTCAACTGGATTCCTCTGGGCTACATCTTcgaaaccaaactgatcagcACATTGGTGTATAAG TTCTTGAACGTGCCCATGTTCCGCAATGTGACACTGAAGTGCCTGACAGAGATCGCCggtgtcagtgtcagtcagtaTGAAGAGCAGTTCGTCACACTCTTCACACTGACCATGTGTCAACTCAAACAG ATGCTGCCTCTGAACACCAACATTCGACTGGCCTACGCCAACGGGAAGGATGACGAGCAGAACTTCATCCAGAACCTCAGTCTGTTCCTATGCACATTCCTCAAGGAGCACGGGCAACTCATTGAGAAGCGGCTCAACCTCAGAGAAACATTAATGGAA GCCCTCCACTACATGCTGCTGGTGTCAGAGGTGGAAGAGACTGAGATCTTTAAGATTTGTCTGGAGTATTGGAACCACTTGGCTGCGGAGCTCTACAGAGAAAGTCCCTTCTCTACATCCACGTCCCCTCTGCTCTCTGGCAACCAGCACTTTGACGTGCCACCACGCAGACAGCTCTATCTGCCTGTCCTCTCCAAG GTGCGTCTGCTGATGGTGAGTCGGATGGCCAAGCCAGAGGAGGTACTGGTGGTGGAGAATGACCAGGGGGAGGTGGTCAGAGAGTTCATGAAGGACACAGACTCCATCAACCTCTACAAGAACATGAGAGAAACACTTG TGTACCTCACTCACTTGGACTACGCAGACACAGAACGCATCATGACGGAGAAGCTTCACAACCAGGTGAACGGCACTGAATGGTCCTGGAAGAACCTCAACACATTGTGCTGGGCCATTGGATCAATCAGCGGGGCAATGCACGAAGAGGACGAGAAGAGGTTCCTGGTCACAGTTATCAAG GATCTGCTGGGTCTGTGTGagcagaagagaggaaaggacaACAAGGCAATCATAGCCTCCAACATCATGTATATCGTTGGCCAGTATCCACGCTTTCTCAGAGCCCACTGGAAGTTCCTCAAAACTGTGGTCAACAAGCTGTTTGAGTTCATGCATG AGACCCATGATGGAGTTCAAGATATGGCCTGTGACACATTCATCAAGATTGCCCAGAAGTGCCGGCGCCACTTTATCCAGGTGCAGGTGGGAGAGGTGATGCCCTTCATCGATGAGATCCtcaacaacatcaacaccaTAATCTGTGACCTCCAACCACAACAG GTGCACACGTTTTACGAGGCGGTAGGTTATATGATCGGAGCCCAAACAGACCAGGCTGTTCAGGAGCACCTTATAGAGAAATACATGCTGCTACCTAATCAAGTGTGGGACAGCATTATCCAACAAGCCACTAAG AACGTGGACATCTTGAAGGACCCAGAGACTGTGAAACAGCTGGGCAGCATCCTGAAGACCAACGTCAGAGCATGTAAGGCTGTGGGACACCCCTTTGTCATCCAGCTGGGACGGATTTACCTCGACATGCTCAATGTCTACAAGTGCCTCAGTGAGAACATATCTGCTGCCATTCAGACCAATGGTaagggag GTGAGATGGTGACAAAACAGCCCTTGATCCGGAGTATGAGGACAGTGAAACGAGAGACTCTGAAACTGATCTCAGGCTGGGTCAGCCGATCAAACGACCCACAGATG GTCGGGGAAAACTTTGTTCCACCACTGCTTGACGCCGTCCTCATCGACTACCAGCGAAATGTCCCCGCCGCCCGAGAACCTGAAGTCCTCAGCACCATGGCAACCATTGTGAACAAGCTGGGGGGACACATCACCGGCGAGATCCCCCAGATCTTTGATGCCGTCTTTGAGTGCACCCTAAACATGATCAACAAG AACTTCGAGGAGTATCCAGAGCACAGGACCCACTTCTTCTACCTGCTCCAAGCTGTCAACTCTCACTGCTTCCCTGCATTCCTCGCCATCCCCCCGGCCCAGTTCAAACTGGTGCTGGACTCCATCATCTGGGCCTTCAAACACACCATGAGGAACGTGGCGGACACCG GTCTGCAGATTCTCTACACGTTGCTGCAGAACGTAGCCCAGGAGGAAGCAGCCGCTCAGAGTTTCTACCAGACGTACTTCTGTGACATCCTGCAACACATCTTCTCTGTGGTCACGGACACGTCGCACACTGCCG GCCTGACCATGCACGCGTCCATCCTGGCCTACATGTTCAACCtggtggaggaggggaagaTCACAACGGGGCTGAACCCTGCCAACCCCACCAACAACCAGGTTTTCATCCAAGAGTACGTGGCCAACCTGCTCAAGACCGCTTTCCCTCATCTACAAga tgctCAGGTGAAGGTGTTTGTGACCGGGCTGTTCAGCTTAAACCAGGACATTCCTGCCTTCAAGGAGCACCTCAGGGACTTCTTAGTCCAGATAAAG GAGTTTGCGGGCGAGGACACCTCAGACCTGTttctggaggagagggaggcgtCGCTGCGTCAGgctcaggaggagaaacacaagaTCCAGATGTCGGTGCCGGGCATCCTCAACCCTCACGAGATCCCAGAGGAGATGTGTGACTGA
- the xpo1b gene encoding exportin-1 isoform X2 gives MPAVMTMLADHAAQQLLDFNQKLDINLLDNVVNCLYHGVGPQQRMAQEVLTHLKEHPDAWTRVDTILEFSQNMNTKYYALQILETVIKTRWKILPRNQCEGIKKYVVGLIIKTSSDASNVEKEKVYIGKLNMILVQILKQEWPKHWPTFISDIVGASRTSESLCQNNMVILKLLSEEVFDFSSGQMTQVKAKHLKDSMCNEFSQIFQLCQFVMENSQNAPLVHATLETLLRFLNWIPLGYIFETKLISTLVYKFLNVPMFRNVTLKCLTEIAGVSVSQYEEQFVTLFTLTMCQLKQMLPLNTNIRLAYANGKDDEQNFIQNLSLFLCTFLKEHGQLIEKRLNLRETLMEALHYMLLVSEVEETEIFKICLEYWNHLAAELYRESPFSTSTSPLLSGNQHFDVPPRRQLYLPVLSKVRLLMVSRMAKPEEVLVVENDQGEVVREFMKDTDSINLYKNMRETLVYLTHLDYADTERIMTEKLHNQVNGTEWSWKNLNTLCWAIGSISGAMHEEDEKRFLVTVIKDLLGLCEQKRGKDNKAIIASNIMYIVGQYPRFLRAHWKFLKTVVNKLFEFMHETHDGVQDMACDTFIKIAQKCRRHFIQVQVGEVMPFIDEILNNINTIICDLQPQQVHTFYEAVGYMIGAQTDQAVQEHLIEKYMLLPNQVWDSIIQQATKNVDILKDPETVKQLGSILKTNVRACKAVGHPFVIQLGRIYLDMLNVYKCLSENISAAIQTNGEMVTKQPLIRSMRTVKRETLKLISGWVSRSNDPQMVGENFVPPLLDAVLIDYQRNVPAAREPEVLSTMATIVNKLGGHITGEIPQIFDAVFECTLNMINKNFEEYPEHRTHFFYLLQAVNSHCFPAFLAIPPAQFKLVLDSIIWAFKHTMRNVADTGLQILYTLLQNVAQEEAAAQSFYQTYFCDILQHIFSVVTDTSHTAGLTMHASILAYMFNLVEEGKITTGLNPANPTNNQVFIQEYVANLLKTAFPHLQDAQVKVFVTGLFSLNQDIPAFKEHLRDFLVQIKEFAGEDTSDLFLEEREASLRQAQEEKHKIQMSVPGILNPHEIPEEMCD, from the exons ATGCCAGCAGTTATGACAATGTTAGCAGACcatgcagcacagcagctgctggactTCAACCAGAAACTGGATATCAACCTGCTGGATAATGTGGTGAACTGTCTATACCATGGGGTGGGACCACAG CAAAGAATGGCACAGGAAGTGTTGACACACTTAAAAGAGCACCCGGATGCCTGGACGAGAGTGGACACCATCCTTGAGTTCTCCCAGAACATGAACACTAAG TACTATGCTCTTCAGATTTTGGAAACGGTTATCAAAACAAGATGGAAGATTCTTCCCAGGAATCAGTGTGAAG GTATAAAAAAGTATGTTGTTGGTCTCATAATCAAGACATCATCAGATGCATCAAATGTGGAG aaaGAAAAGGTGTACATTGGGAAGCTGAACATGATCCTTGTTCAG ATCCTGAAGCAGGAGTGGCCCAAACACTGGCCCACCTTTATCAGTGACATTGTGGGGGCCAGTCGTACGAGTGAGAGCCTTTGTCAGAACAACATGGTGATTCTGAAGCTGCTCAGCGAGGAGGTCTTTGACTTCTCCAGTGGTCAGATGACCCAGGTCAAGGCCAAGCACCTAAAAGACAG cATGTGCAATGAATTCTCCCAGATATTCCAGCTTTGCCAGTTTGTTATG GAAAATTCCCAGAATGCCCCCTTGGTCCACGCCACTCTGGAAACCCTCCTACGTTTTCTCAACTGGATTCCTCTGGGCTACATCTTcgaaaccaaactgatcagcACATTGGTGTATAAG TTCTTGAACGTGCCCATGTTCCGCAATGTGACACTGAAGTGCCTGACAGAGATCGCCggtgtcagtgtcagtcagtaTGAAGAGCAGTTCGTCACACTCTTCACACTGACCATGTGTCAACTCAAACAG ATGCTGCCTCTGAACACCAACATTCGACTGGCCTACGCCAACGGGAAGGATGACGAGCAGAACTTCATCCAGAACCTCAGTCTGTTCCTATGCACATTCCTCAAGGAGCACGGGCAACTCATTGAGAAGCGGCTCAACCTCAGAGAAACATTAATGGAA GCCCTCCACTACATGCTGCTGGTGTCAGAGGTGGAAGAGACTGAGATCTTTAAGATTTGTCTGGAGTATTGGAACCACTTGGCTGCGGAGCTCTACAGAGAAAGTCCCTTCTCTACATCCACGTCCCCTCTGCTCTCTGGCAACCAGCACTTTGACGTGCCACCACGCAGACAGCTCTATCTGCCTGTCCTCTCCAAG GTGCGTCTGCTGATGGTGAGTCGGATGGCCAAGCCAGAGGAGGTACTGGTGGTGGAGAATGACCAGGGGGAGGTGGTCAGAGAGTTCATGAAGGACACAGACTCCATCAACCTCTACAAGAACATGAGAGAAACACTTG TGTACCTCACTCACTTGGACTACGCAGACACAGAACGCATCATGACGGAGAAGCTTCACAACCAGGTGAACGGCACTGAATGGTCCTGGAAGAACCTCAACACATTGTGCTGGGCCATTGGATCAATCAGCGGGGCAATGCACGAAGAGGACGAGAAGAGGTTCCTGGTCACAGTTATCAAG GATCTGCTGGGTCTGTGTGagcagaagagaggaaaggacaACAAGGCAATCATAGCCTCCAACATCATGTATATCGTTGGCCAGTATCCACGCTTTCTCAGAGCCCACTGGAAGTTCCTCAAAACTGTGGTCAACAAGCTGTTTGAGTTCATGCATG AGACCCATGATGGAGTTCAAGATATGGCCTGTGACACATTCATCAAGATTGCCCAGAAGTGCCGGCGCCACTTTATCCAGGTGCAGGTGGGAGAGGTGATGCCCTTCATCGATGAGATCCtcaacaacatcaacaccaTAATCTGTGACCTCCAACCACAACAG GTGCACACGTTTTACGAGGCGGTAGGTTATATGATCGGAGCCCAAACAGACCAGGCTGTTCAGGAGCACCTTATAGAGAAATACATGCTGCTACCTAATCAAGTGTGGGACAGCATTATCCAACAAGCCACTAAG AACGTGGACATCTTGAAGGACCCAGAGACTGTGAAACAGCTGGGCAGCATCCTGAAGACCAACGTCAGAGCATGTAAGGCTGTGGGACACCCCTTTGTCATCCAGCTGGGACGGATTTACCTCGACATGCTCAATGTCTACAAGTGCCTCAGTGAGAACATATCTGCTGCCATTCAGACCAATG GTGAGATGGTGACAAAACAGCCCTTGATCCGGAGTATGAGGACAGTGAAACGAGAGACTCTGAAACTGATCTCAGGCTGGGTCAGCCGATCAAACGACCCACAGATG GTCGGGGAAAACTTTGTTCCACCACTGCTTGACGCCGTCCTCATCGACTACCAGCGAAATGTCCCCGCCGCCCGAGAACCTGAAGTCCTCAGCACCATGGCAACCATTGTGAACAAGCTGGGGGGACACATCACCGGCGAGATCCCCCAGATCTTTGATGCCGTCTTTGAGTGCACCCTAAACATGATCAACAAG AACTTCGAGGAGTATCCAGAGCACAGGACCCACTTCTTCTACCTGCTCCAAGCTGTCAACTCTCACTGCTTCCCTGCATTCCTCGCCATCCCCCCGGCCCAGTTCAAACTGGTGCTGGACTCCATCATCTGGGCCTTCAAACACACCATGAGGAACGTGGCGGACACCG GTCTGCAGATTCTCTACACGTTGCTGCAGAACGTAGCCCAGGAGGAAGCAGCCGCTCAGAGTTTCTACCAGACGTACTTCTGTGACATCCTGCAACACATCTTCTCTGTGGTCACGGACACGTCGCACACTGCCG GCCTGACCATGCACGCGTCCATCCTGGCCTACATGTTCAACCtggtggaggaggggaagaTCACAACGGGGCTGAACCCTGCCAACCCCACCAACAACCAGGTTTTCATCCAAGAGTACGTGGCCAACCTGCTCAAGACCGCTTTCCCTCATCTACAAga tgctCAGGTGAAGGTGTTTGTGACCGGGCTGTTCAGCTTAAACCAGGACATTCCTGCCTTCAAGGAGCACCTCAGGGACTTCTTAGTCCAGATAAAG GAGTTTGCGGGCGAGGACACCTCAGACCTGTttctggaggagagggaggcgtCGCTGCGTCAGgctcaggaggagaaacacaagaTCCAGATGTCGGTGCCGGGCATCCTCAACCCTCACGAGATCCCAGAGGAGATGTGTGACTGA
- the xpo1b gene encoding exportin-1 isoform X4 → MLFRFWKRLSKQDGRFFPGISVKMPEFCSSGKPSAGRPASIKKYVVGLIIKTSSDASNVEKEKVYIGKLNMILVQILKQEWPKHWPTFISDIVGASRTSESLCQNNMVILKLLSEEVFDFSSGQMTQVKAKHLKDSMCNEFSQIFQLCQFVMENSQNAPLVHATLETLLRFLNWIPLGYIFETKLISTLVYKFLNVPMFRNVTLKCLTEIAGVSVSQYEEQFVTLFTLTMCQLKQMLPLNTNIRLAYANGKDDEQNFIQNLSLFLCTFLKEHGQLIEKRLNLRETLMEALHYMLLVSEVEETEIFKICLEYWNHLAAELYRESPFSTSTSPLLSGNQHFDVPPRRQLYLPVLSKVRLLMVSRMAKPEEVLVVENDQGEVVREFMKDTDSINLYKNMRETLVYLTHLDYADTERIMTEKLHNQVNGTEWSWKNLNTLCWAIGSISGAMHEEDEKRFLVTVIKDLLGLCEQKRGKDNKAIIASNIMYIVGQYPRFLRAHWKFLKTVVNKLFEFMHETHDGVQDMACDTFIKIAQKCRRHFIQVQVGEVMPFIDEILNNINTIICDLQPQQVHTFYEAVGYMIGAQTDQAVQEHLIEKYMLLPNQVWDSIIQQATKNVDILKDPETVKQLGSILKTNVRACKAVGHPFVIQLGRIYLDMLNVYKCLSENISAAIQTNGKGGEMVTKQPLIRSMRTVKRETLKLISGWVSRSNDPQMVGENFVPPLLDAVLIDYQRNVPAAREPEVLSTMATIVNKLGGHITGEIPQIFDAVFECTLNMINKNFEEYPEHRTHFFYLLQAVNSHCFPAFLAIPPAQFKLVLDSIIWAFKHTMRNVADTGLQILYTLLQNVAQEEAAAQSFYQTYFCDILQHIFSVVTDTSHTAGLTMHASILAYMFNLVEEGKITTGLNPANPTNNQVFIQEYVANLLKTAFPHLQDAQVKVFVTGLFSLNQDIPAFKEHLRDFLVQIKEFAGEDTSDLFLEEREASLRQAQEEKHKIQMSVPGILNPHEIPEEMCD, encoded by the exons ATGCTCTTCAGATTTTGGAAACGGTTATCAAAACAAGATGGAAGATTCTTCCCAGGAATCAGTGTGAAG ATGCCTGAATTTTGTTCAAGTGGCAAACCCAGTGCAGGGCGACCGGCAA GTATAAAAAAGTATGTTGTTGGTCTCATAATCAAGACATCATCAGATGCATCAAATGTGGAG aaaGAAAAGGTGTACATTGGGAAGCTGAACATGATCCTTGTTCAG ATCCTGAAGCAGGAGTGGCCCAAACACTGGCCCACCTTTATCAGTGACATTGTGGGGGCCAGTCGTACGAGTGAGAGCCTTTGTCAGAACAACATGGTGATTCTGAAGCTGCTCAGCGAGGAGGTCTTTGACTTCTCCAGTGGTCAGATGACCCAGGTCAAGGCCAAGCACCTAAAAGACAG cATGTGCAATGAATTCTCCCAGATATTCCAGCTTTGCCAGTTTGTTATG GAAAATTCCCAGAATGCCCCCTTGGTCCACGCCACTCTGGAAACCCTCCTACGTTTTCTCAACTGGATTCCTCTGGGCTACATCTTcgaaaccaaactgatcagcACATTGGTGTATAAG TTCTTGAACGTGCCCATGTTCCGCAATGTGACACTGAAGTGCCTGACAGAGATCGCCggtgtcagtgtcagtcagtaTGAAGAGCAGTTCGTCACACTCTTCACACTGACCATGTGTCAACTCAAACAG ATGCTGCCTCTGAACACCAACATTCGACTGGCCTACGCCAACGGGAAGGATGACGAGCAGAACTTCATCCAGAACCTCAGTCTGTTCCTATGCACATTCCTCAAGGAGCACGGGCAACTCATTGAGAAGCGGCTCAACCTCAGAGAAACATTAATGGAA GCCCTCCACTACATGCTGCTGGTGTCAGAGGTGGAAGAGACTGAGATCTTTAAGATTTGTCTGGAGTATTGGAACCACTTGGCTGCGGAGCTCTACAGAGAAAGTCCCTTCTCTACATCCACGTCCCCTCTGCTCTCTGGCAACCAGCACTTTGACGTGCCACCACGCAGACAGCTCTATCTGCCTGTCCTCTCCAAG GTGCGTCTGCTGATGGTGAGTCGGATGGCCAAGCCAGAGGAGGTACTGGTGGTGGAGAATGACCAGGGGGAGGTGGTCAGAGAGTTCATGAAGGACACAGACTCCATCAACCTCTACAAGAACATGAGAGAAACACTTG TGTACCTCACTCACTTGGACTACGCAGACACAGAACGCATCATGACGGAGAAGCTTCACAACCAGGTGAACGGCACTGAATGGTCCTGGAAGAACCTCAACACATTGTGCTGGGCCATTGGATCAATCAGCGGGGCAATGCACGAAGAGGACGAGAAGAGGTTCCTGGTCACAGTTATCAAG GATCTGCTGGGTCTGTGTGagcagaagagaggaaaggacaACAAGGCAATCATAGCCTCCAACATCATGTATATCGTTGGCCAGTATCCACGCTTTCTCAGAGCCCACTGGAAGTTCCTCAAAACTGTGGTCAACAAGCTGTTTGAGTTCATGCATG AGACCCATGATGGAGTTCAAGATATGGCCTGTGACACATTCATCAAGATTGCCCAGAAGTGCCGGCGCCACTTTATCCAGGTGCAGGTGGGAGAGGTGATGCCCTTCATCGATGAGATCCtcaacaacatcaacaccaTAATCTGTGACCTCCAACCACAACAG GTGCACACGTTTTACGAGGCGGTAGGTTATATGATCGGAGCCCAAACAGACCAGGCTGTTCAGGAGCACCTTATAGAGAAATACATGCTGCTACCTAATCAAGTGTGGGACAGCATTATCCAACAAGCCACTAAG AACGTGGACATCTTGAAGGACCCAGAGACTGTGAAACAGCTGGGCAGCATCCTGAAGACCAACGTCAGAGCATGTAAGGCTGTGGGACACCCCTTTGTCATCCAGCTGGGACGGATTTACCTCGACATGCTCAATGTCTACAAGTGCCTCAGTGAGAACATATCTGCTGCCATTCAGACCAATGGTaagggag GTGAGATGGTGACAAAACAGCCCTTGATCCGGAGTATGAGGACAGTGAAACGAGAGACTCTGAAACTGATCTCAGGCTGGGTCAGCCGATCAAACGACCCACAGATG GTCGGGGAAAACTTTGTTCCACCACTGCTTGACGCCGTCCTCATCGACTACCAGCGAAATGTCCCCGCCGCCCGAGAACCTGAAGTCCTCAGCACCATGGCAACCATTGTGAACAAGCTGGGGGGACACATCACCGGCGAGATCCCCCAGATCTTTGATGCCGTCTTTGAGTGCACCCTAAACATGATCAACAAG AACTTCGAGGAGTATCCAGAGCACAGGACCCACTTCTTCTACCTGCTCCAAGCTGTCAACTCTCACTGCTTCCCTGCATTCCTCGCCATCCCCCCGGCCCAGTTCAAACTGGTGCTGGACTCCATCATCTGGGCCTTCAAACACACCATGAGGAACGTGGCGGACACCG GTCTGCAGATTCTCTACACGTTGCTGCAGAACGTAGCCCAGGAGGAAGCAGCCGCTCAGAGTTTCTACCAGACGTACTTCTGTGACATCCTGCAACACATCTTCTCTGTGGTCACGGACACGTCGCACACTGCCG GCCTGACCATGCACGCGTCCATCCTGGCCTACATGTTCAACCtggtggaggaggggaagaTCACAACGGGGCTGAACCCTGCCAACCCCACCAACAACCAGGTTTTCATCCAAGAGTACGTGGCCAACCTGCTCAAGACCGCTTTCCCTCATCTACAAga tgctCAGGTGAAGGTGTTTGTGACCGGGCTGTTCAGCTTAAACCAGGACATTCCTGCCTTCAAGGAGCACCTCAGGGACTTCTTAGTCCAGATAAAG GAGTTTGCGGGCGAGGACACCTCAGACCTGTttctggaggagagggaggcgtCGCTGCGTCAGgctcaggaggagaaacacaagaTCCAGATGTCGGTGCCGGGCATCCTCAACCCTCACGAGATCCCAGAGGAGATGTGTGACTGA